From a single Rutidosis leptorrhynchoides isolate AG116_Rl617_1_P2 chromosome 5, CSIRO_AGI_Rlap_v1, whole genome shotgun sequence genomic region:
- the LOC139849632 gene encoding uncharacterized mitochondrial protein AtMg00810-like, translating to MATPLATNVKLTLEGKGEPFDSTKYRGMIGSLLYLTESRPDIMFSVCLCARFHENPKTSHVKAVKRIFRYLKGTMHLGLWYPKFTGVDIMCFANSDHGGSMIDRKSTSGVCTFVGHCLTSWFSKKQMSLHCLPLKPNM from the coding sequence atGGCAACTCCTTTGGCAACAAATGTGAAACTTACTTTAGAAGGAAAAGGAGAACCGTTCGATAGCACTAAATATAGGGGAATGATTGGATCCCTTCTATATTTAACGGAAAGTCGACCCGATATCATGTTTAGTGTGTGTTTGTGTGCAAGATTTCATGAAAATCCTAAGACATCACACGTTAAGGCGGTCAAAAGAATCTTTAGATACTTAAAGGGAACAATGCATCTTGGGTTATGGTATCCAAAGTTCACCGGGGttgatattatgtgctttgcgAATTCCGATCACGGAGGGTCAAtgattgatagaaagagcacaagtGGAGTATGCACGTTCGTGGGTCATTGCTTAACATCATGGTTCTCGAAGAAGCAAATGTCGTTGCATTGTCTACCACTGAAGCCGAATATGTAG